The Pelagibacterium halotolerans B2 genome has a segment encoding these proteins:
- a CDS encoding NUDIX domain-containing protein, translating to MKPDACSIGLFNGDQVLLIQRAYAPFLGQWTFPGGRMEPGETPLDCVKRELFEETRLLISDPIQVLVETVGEGAKSYTLAVFAAHCPMGAPVTSHEISDWDWVHVDEVQSYRTTDHLAEIVHTCAQYLGLAEVER from the coding sequence ATGAAGCCCGACGCATGCTCGATCGGGCTTTTCAATGGCGATCAGGTGCTGCTGATCCAACGCGCTTATGCTCCGTTTCTGGGACAATGGACGTTTCCCGGTGGGCGGATGGAGCCTGGTGAAACACCCCTCGATTGCGTCAAACGCGAATTGTTCGAGGAAACCCGCCTTCTTATTTCCGACCCCATACAGGTGCTCGTGGAAACCGTGGGAGAAGGCGCCAAGAGCTATACGCTTGCGGTGTTCGCGGCCCATTGCCCCATGGGGGCGCCAGTCACCAGCCACGAAATCAGCGATTGGGACTGGGTGCATGTGGACGAGGTGCAGTCCTATCGCACCACCGACCATCTCGCCGAAATCGTCCACACCTGCGCGCAATATCTCGGGCTGGCCGAGGTGGAGCGATGA
- a CDS encoding TetR/AcrR family transcriptional regulator, with product MPRPKLHSDDTILAAAQKVLLTKGPSSFTLSDVAHEVGISRAALIQRFTDKKTLHFKVMERSTQEVRDYFAGAPKETGLGPLWAMLTDLIDGMGAGDDFAGYLLLEWNDVVDAELNRLARERNGMVLAAIRERLPDGPHHPDMAASLIQSVIQGASMQWLIAKQGPLNTFVIDQTRRVLTVLYPAHHFD from the coding sequence ATGCCCAGACCCAAGCTTCATTCTGACGACACGATCCTGGCCGCCGCCCAAAAGGTGCTGCTGACCAAGGGGCCCTCCAGCTTCACCCTCAGTGACGTGGCGCATGAAGTCGGCATTTCCCGTGCCGCCCTGATCCAGCGCTTTACCGACAAGAAAACCCTTCATTTCAAGGTTATGGAGCGCTCCACGCAAGAGGTTCGCGACTATTTTGCCGGCGCCCCGAAAGAGACCGGCCTTGGTCCGCTCTGGGCCATGCTCACCGATCTGATCGATGGCATGGGGGCAGGCGATGATTTCGCGGGCTATCTGCTGCTTGAGTGGAACGACGTCGTCGATGCCGAACTCAACCGTCTGGCCCGCGAGCGCAACGGCATGGTGCTCGCCGCCATCCGCGAACGCCTGCCGGACGGACCCCACCATCCCGACATGGCCGCGTCCCTCATCCAGTCGGTCATCCAGGGCGCCTCTATGCAATGGCTGATCGCCAAACAGGGACCGCTCAACACTTTCGTCATCGACCAGACCCGCCGCGTCCTGACCGTGCTCTATCCCGCCCATCATTTCGATTGA
- a CDS encoding TIGR02301 family protein: MRPVWRLCLLALLAAPSPVLAVDPPYQGQMERLSEILGSLYMLTPLCGDRTTDWRGQMAELIDLDEPDDDRRARLAGAFNAGYEAYARFYRSCTPSAEIAITRLLTEGETLARDIHQRYAE, from the coding sequence ATGAGACCGGTCTGGCGATTGTGCCTGTTGGCGCTGCTCGCAGCCCCCTCCCCCGTGCTTGCGGTGGATCCGCCCTATCAGGGGCAGATGGAAAGGCTGTCGGAAATCCTGGGATCGCTCTACATGCTGACGCCGCTGTGCGGTGACCGGACGACCGACTGGCGCGGGCAGATGGCCGAACTGATCGACCTCGATGAACCCGACGACGACCGTCGGGCGCGGCTGGCGGGAGCGTTCAACGCGGGATATGAGGCCTATGCCCGGTTCTACCGCAGTTGCACGCCTTCGGCGGAAATCGCGATCACGCGCCTTTTGACCGAAGGGGAAACGCTGGCGCGCGACATCCATCAGCGTTACGCCGAATAG
- a CDS encoding DUF6653 family protein, producing the protein MRLDTAIETGMGMTDDAWLRHANPWSVWTRLMSVPAFALAVWSREWIGWWCVVPIGLVVGFLWLNTRIFPPATDANKWETRAIMGERLWLKRKEAPLPAHHARATSWIVAGSSIGVLPLIAGLYWLDVWATVLGIVMIVGGQLWFLDRLAWLHADSAAHTGQG; encoded by the coding sequence ATGCGGCTGGACACGGCAATCGAGACCGGCATGGGAATGACCGACGATGCATGGCTGCGCCATGCCAACCCCTGGAGCGTCTGGACGCGGCTGATGAGCGTTCCGGCTTTTGCCCTGGCTGTGTGGTCGCGTGAATGGATCGGCTGGTGGTGTGTGGTTCCCATTGGTTTGGTGGTGGGATTCCTGTGGCTCAATACGCGCATCTTTCCGCCAGCGACCGACGCAAACAAATGGGAGACACGCGCGATCATGGGGGAGCGGCTGTGGCTGAAGCGGAAAGAGGCTCCCCTGCCCGCCCATCACGCGCGTGCGACCTCGTGGATCGTTGCTGGGAGCAGCATTGGCGTCCTGCCGCTGATTGCGGGCCTCTACTGGCTCGATGTGTGGGCCACGGTGCTGGGCATCGTGATGATCGTGGGCGGGCAATTGTGGTTCCTCGACCGGCTGGCATGGCTGCATGCGGATAGCGCAGCACATACCGGGCAGGGCTGA
- a CDS encoding lipid kinase, whose product MTAVPPKIRRALMLVNPNARRGSEAVEPIAKRLRFLGLEVMIERFQSPEELAADIARRRHEVDLVIVCGGDGTMNAAAPAIIETGLPMGIIPMGTANDLARTLHIPENFTAAADIIAAGHTRTIDVGLVNGRPFFNVASIGLSAELANKLDKGTKRRWGKLGYAMTALKIASTAHPFNAEIVSASGTSKVKTLQVAVGNGRYYGGGTVVEADATIDDGTLDLYSLEARDVWQLVTMLGAFRRGTHGTWREVRTEKCVAFELRTAEPMDVNVDGDIVTKTPARFEIRPKAITVFVPESNAAP is encoded by the coding sequence ATGACCGCCGTTCCACCCAAAATCCGCCGCGCCCTGATGCTGGTCAATCCCAATGCACGGCGCGGCAGCGAGGCCGTGGAGCCGATCGCCAAACGGCTGCGTTTTCTCGGCCTTGAGGTCATGATCGAGCGGTTCCAGAGCCCGGAGGAACTGGCCGCCGACATCGCCCGTCGCCGCCACGAAGTGGATCTGGTGATCGTGTGCGGTGGCGACGGCACGATGAATGCCGCCGCGCCTGCCATCATCGAAACGGGCCTGCCCATGGGCATCATCCCCATGGGCACCGCAAACGATCTGGCGCGCACGCTCCACATTCCGGAAAATTTTACGGCCGCAGCCGATATCATCGCCGCTGGCCACACCCGCACCATCGATGTCGGTCTCGTCAACGGCCGGCCATTTTTCAACGTTGCGAGCATCGGGCTGTCCGCCGAATTGGCAAATAAACTCGACAAGGGCACAAAGCGCCGCTGGGGCAAGCTCGGCTATGCAATGACCGCCCTTAAGATCGCCTCGACCGCGCACCCTTTCAACGCCGAGATCGTCAGCGCCAGCGGCACCTCAAAGGTAAAAACCCTCCAGGTCGCGGTCGGCAATGGCCGCTATTACGGTGGCGGCACCGTCGTTGAAGCCGACGCGACGATCGATGACGGCACGCTCGATCTCTACAGCCTCGAAGCCCGCGACGTCTGGCAATTGGTCACGATGCTTGGCGCCTTCCGGCGCGGTACCCACGGCACATGGCGCGAGGTGCGCACCGAAAAATGCGTCGCTTTCGAACTGCGCACCGCAGAGCCCATGGACGTCAATGTCGATGGCGACATCGTCACCAAAACACCCGCCCGCTTCGAAATCCGCCCCAAGGCCATCACCGTCTTTGTGCCCGAGAGCAACGCCGCCCCCTAG
- the rlmN gene encoding 23S rRNA (adenine(2503)-C(2))-methyltransferase RlmN codes for MLSAVHTGTVAASPRAAKPQFALDLDSAAFARLCAENGPALSYRALFWPHADLPKDLVRWGDHHGTELRRLTLKSRDRGTRSEKFLFALPDGYAIETVLIRRHDGYTACVSSQVGCAFACRFCASGQAGLKRNLTPGEIVEQIVRLGPKVNRIVFMGIGEPLNNYDNVLKAIRILRDRAGLALPASGMTISTIGIPKALKALREEHLKINLTISLHATTQQVRSSLIPGARKHEIAEIVSRALSWAERHSRIVTFVYLVLPGINDTRADLERLCAMFSGQPARINLMRWNPVDGVALRRTDDGTLAAFRDGLERAGIPVVVRDTQGRDITAACGQLWLRDLNGSPLATA; via the coding sequence ATGCTCTCCGCCGTTCACACAGGAACAGTGGCCGCCTCGCCGCGCGCCGCAAAACCTCAATTCGCTCTCGATCTCGACAGCGCCGCGTTCGCGCGCCTCTGCGCAGAAAATGGCCCGGCCCTGTCCTATCGCGCCCTCTTCTGGCCCCATGCCGATCTGCCCAAAGACCTCGTACGCTGGGGCGACCATCACGGCACCGAATTGCGTCGCCTGACGCTCAAATCGCGCGACCGTGGCACCCGCTCGGAAAAATTCCTGTTCGCGCTCCCCGATGGATACGCCATCGAAACCGTGCTCATCCGCCGCCATGATGGCTACACAGCTTGCGTTTCATCCCAGGTCGGCTGCGCCTTCGCGTGCCGCTTCTGCGCTTCAGGACAGGCGGGTTTGAAACGCAACCTGACACCCGGCGAAATTGTCGAGCAGATCGTCCGCCTCGGCCCGAAGGTCAACCGCATCGTCTTCATGGGCATCGGCGAACCGCTCAACAATTACGACAATGTGCTCAAAGCCATCCGCATCCTGCGCGACAGGGCAGGGCTTGCGCTGCCGGCCTCGGGCATGACCATTTCCACGATCGGCATCCCAAAGGCCCTCAAGGCGCTCCGCGAGGAACACCTCAAGATCAATCTCACCATCTCCCTGCACGCCACGACACAGCAGGTCCGCTCGTCCCTCATCCCCGGCGCAAGAAAACACGAGATCGCAGAAATCGTCTCCCGCGCTCTCTCATGGGCCGAGCGCCACAGCCGTATCGTCACCTTCGTCTATCTCGTCCTGCCCGGCATCAACGATACGCGCGCCGATCTCGAGCGGCTTTGCGCCATGTTTTCCGGCCAGCCGGCCCGCATCAACCTCATGCGCTGGAACCCGGTGGATGGCGTCGCGCTGCGCCGCACCGACGATGGCACGCTCGCCGCCTTCCGCGATGGTCTCGAACGCGCCGGCATACCCGTTGTCGTGCGCGACACACAGGGCCGCGACATCACCGCCGCCTGCGGGCAGCTCTGGCTGCGTGATCTCAACGGCTCACCGCTTGCAACGGCCTGA
- a CDS encoding XRE family transcriptional regulator translates to MSETTPPQIGPVIQMARKARHLTLEQLAKLSGVSRSMLSQIERSETNPTFAVVWSLTQALNIEFSDLVSGDAVARKSALIDIVPADHVPLIASPDGACRLKILSPPALAGKTEWYQVEIEPGGALVSAPHAPRTREHFTALTDGIAITSGETTTALTAGEVARYAADVPHAISNTSDAVAGGWLVVLYN, encoded by the coding sequence ATGAGCGAGACGACACCACCACAAATCGGCCCGGTGATCCAGATGGCCCGCAAGGCGCGGCACCTGACGCTTGAGCAATTGGCCAAACTCTCCGGCGTGTCCCGCTCCATGCTCAGCCAGATCGAGCGCAGCGAGACCAATCCCACATTCGCCGTTGTCTGGAGCCTCACCCAGGCTCTCAATATCGAATTCTCCGATCTGGTGTCCGGCGACGCGGTGGCCCGCAAGTCGGCGCTCATCGACATCGTCCCAGCCGATCATGTGCCCCTGATCGCCTCGCCCGACGGTGCCTGCCGCCTCAAAATTCTTTCCCCGCCCGCCCTGGCGGGAAAGACCGAATGGTATCAGGTCGAAATCGAGCCCGGCGGCGCCCTCGTCAGCGCTCCTCACGCCCCGCGCACCCGCGAACACTTCACAGCCCTCACCGACGGCATCGCCATTACCAGCGGCGAAACGACGACGGCACTGACGGCGGGCGAAGTCGCGCGCTACGCCGCCGACGTGCCCCACGCCATATCCAACACTTCGGACGCCGTCGCCGGCGGCTGGCTCGTGGTCCTCTACAACTGA
- a CDS encoding SOS response-associated peptidase, which translates to MCGRYAVTLPDDAMRQIFATDNLIQSVPRYNIAPTQPVIAIWVDDAMRRTAKLARWGLVPGWVKDPREFPLLVNARAETMATKPAFRDSVRHKRCILPASGYYEWQTLPNGSKQPYYITLAGDEPLALAGLYSSWMGPDGEEIDTVATITVPAGPDVAHIHDRMPALMRGGQIDAWLDTKAVRFAEVEPFVVPQPAGSMASHPVSTRVNSAANEGPDLIVPVSDAPDNGTGDKSMTVKAKKSTQLDLF; encoded by the coding sequence ATGTGCGGACGATACGCGGTTACCTTGCCGGATGACGCGATGCGCCAGATTTTTGCCACCGACAATCTAATTCAGTCCGTGCCGCGCTACAATATCGCTCCCACCCAGCCGGTTATCGCCATCTGGGTCGATGATGCCATGCGCCGCACGGCAAAGCTCGCCCGCTGGGGTCTGGTGCCCGGCTGGGTCAAGGACCCGCGCGAGTTCCCACTTCTGGTCAACGCCCGGGCGGAAACCATGGCCACAAAACCCGCCTTCCGCGATTCGGTAAGACACAAGCGTTGCATCCTGCCCGCCTCGGGCTATTACGAATGGCAAACCCTGCCAAACGGCAGCAAGCAACCCTATTACATTACCCTTGCGGGTGATGAGCCGCTGGCGCTCGCCGGGCTCTATTCGAGCTGGATGGGTCCCGATGGCGAGGAGATCGACACCGTCGCGACCATAACCGTTCCCGCCGGCCCCGATGTCGCCCATATCCATGATCGCATGCCGGCTCTGATGCGAGGTGGCCAGATCGATGCCTGGCTCGATACGAAAGCCGTCCGATTCGCCGAGGTCGAACCCTTTGTCGTGCCCCAGCCCGCCGGTTCAATGGCCTCTCACCCGGTCTCGACCCGTGTCAATTCTGCCGCCAATGAAGGGCCGGATCTCATCGTGCCGGTCAGCGATGCGCCCGATAACGGCACAGGTGACAAGTCCATGACAGTCAAGGCAAAAAAGTCGACACAGCTCGATCTTTTTTGA
- a CDS encoding bifunctional helix-turn-helix transcriptional regulator/GNAT family N-acetyltransferase, translating to MSHDPIARFRRFSRAVTSEVGALDDSFLGRGRPLGSARVLNAIGHGRTDIAQLRDYLGLDSGLMSRLLRGLEDEGLVETRPDPQDGRRRLLALTVAGQEEFSAYEDISNARAEALLARHPHPEALLAAMDMVASALGRDRISFEETDPRSTQARFCLEQYYEELARRFEEGFDVKRSADPDAIDMIRPRGAFILALSDGLPIGCVGLKGTTKGYAEIKRLWVAPSARGLGVAHRLMAAAESAARELGITLLRLDTNRALPEAIAMYRKTGWTEIDRFNDDPYPDFFFEKHL from the coding sequence ATGTCTCATGATCCGATTGCCCGTTTCCGCCGTTTCTCCCGCGCCGTTACCTCGGAGGTGGGCGCGCTCGACGATTCCTTTCTTGGACGCGGCCGGCCCCTCGGCTCGGCCCGCGTGCTCAACGCCATTGGACACGGCCGCACCGACATCGCTCAGCTCCGCGACTATCTGGGCCTCGATTCGGGTCTGATGAGCCGACTGCTGCGCGGCCTGGAGGATGAGGGGTTGGTCGAGACCCGGCCCGACCCGCAGGACGGTCGCCGTCGCCTTCTTGCCCTGACTGTCGCGGGGCAGGAGGAGTTCTCGGCCTACGAAGACATTTCCAACGCCCGGGCCGAGGCCCTCCTGGCCCGGCACCCGCACCCCGAAGCCCTTCTGGCCGCCATGGATATGGTCGCCTCCGCTTTGGGCCGCGACCGCATATCCTTTGAGGAAACCGACCCGCGCAGCACGCAGGCGCGCTTCTGCCTTGAGCAATATTACGAGGAGCTGGCCCGTCGCTTCGAGGAAGGCTTCGACGTCAAACGCTCGGCCGACCCCGACGCCATCGACATGATCCGCCCGCGCGGCGCCTTTATCCTTGCGCTGTCCGACGGCCTGCCCATCGGCTGCGTCGGCCTCAAGGGCACAACAAAGGGCTATGCCGAAATCAAGCGCCTCTGGGTCGCCCCTTCAGCTCGTGGCCTGGGCGTCGCCCATCGCCTGATGGCCGCCGCCGAAAGCGCCGCCCGCGAACTCGGCATCACTCTCTTGCGTCTCGACACCAACCGCGCGCTCCCCGAAGCCATCGCCATGTACCGCAAAACCGGTTGGACCGAGATCGATCGCTTCAACGACGACCCCTATCCCGACTTCTTCTTCGAAAAACACCTCTAG
- a CDS encoding glycosyltransferase, which yields MYRIAITTMGTRGDVQPYIALARGLVGQGHRVILLAPEQFDGLVAGYDIPFAPLPGDLLALLDTQEGKMAVGSSKGFGAGLKLLKHMRPLGERLLDAEWAAIRAFVPDLIVHHPKSFGTPHMAEALGCQYMLASPLPGFTPTSDFPTPLLPFDNLGPLNKVSHVLGTHAAGMLFRKLIGRFRRETLGLAGRRTANVRSLGTLYAYSPQVLPVPRDWGPDVLVSGYWFLDTPDWRPDPELAGFLAAGPAPIYIGFGSMPGVDSQEMTDLIVAALARTGKRGLIATGQGALDLVGGLPEVHAISAAPHDQLFRHVGATLHHGGAGTTGAALRAGKPTAICPFFGDQPFWARRIAELGAGPKALDRNSLSVEAVAGAIASMDNPDMRKRAAELGSAIGAEDGVAAAVAFIETRMAGVRPLQAVSR from the coding sequence ATGTACCGAATCGCAATCACCACAATGGGCACGCGCGGCGACGTTCAGCCCTATATCGCGCTGGCGCGCGGGCTGGTCGGGCAAGGACATCGGGTGATCCTTCTGGCGCCGGAGCAGTTTGACGGGCTGGTTGCCGGATATGATATCCCTTTTGCACCGCTGCCCGGCGACCTGCTGGCCCTGCTCGACACGCAGGAGGGCAAGATGGCCGTGGGCAGCAGCAAGGGTTTTGGTGCCGGGCTCAAGCTCCTCAAGCACATGAGGCCGCTCGGTGAAAGGCTGCTGGATGCCGAGTGGGCGGCAATCAGGGCCTTCGTCCCAGATCTGATCGTGCATCATCCCAAATCTTTCGGCACGCCGCACATGGCGGAAGCGCTGGGCTGCCAATATATGCTGGCTTCGCCTTTGCCGGGATTTACACCCACATCGGACTTTCCAACGCCTTTGCTGCCATTCGATAATCTCGGTCCGCTCAACAAGGTCAGCCATGTGCTGGGCACGCACGCGGCGGGCATGCTTTTCCGAAAGCTGATCGGGCGATTTCGTCGTGAAACGCTGGGGCTGGCCGGTCGCCGTACCGCAAACGTCCGCTCCCTTGGTACCCTTTATGCCTATTCACCGCAGGTTCTGCCTGTGCCCCGTGACTGGGGCCCCGATGTGCTGGTGAGCGGCTACTGGTTTCTCGATACACCCGATTGGCGGCCCGATCCGGAATTGGCAGGCTTTCTCGCTGCCGGGCCGGCGCCGATCTATATCGGTTTCGGGTCGATGCCGGGCGTGGATTCGCAAGAGATGACCGACTTGATCGTTGCGGCACTGGCGCGAACGGGCAAGCGCGGGTTGATCGCCACGGGACAAGGGGCGCTGGACCTGGTTGGGGGACTGCCCGAGGTTCACGCGATTTCGGCGGCTCCGCACGATCAATTGTTCCGTCATGTCGGTGCCACGCTGCACCATGGCGGGGCCGGAACGACCGGGGCGGCGTTGCGAGCCGGCAAGCCGACGGCGATCTGTCCGTTTTTCGGCGATCAGCCATTCTGGGCGCGGCGGATTGCAGAGCTGGGGGCCGGGCCAAAAGCGCTCGACAGGAACAGTCTTTCGGTCGAGGCGGTGGCCGGGGCGATCGCTTCAATGGACAATCCGGACATGCGAAAGCGGGCCGCAGAGTTGGGTTCTGCCATCGGGGCCGAAGATGGGGTGGCGGCGGCTGTTGCCTTTATCGAGACCCGCATGGCGGGTGTCAGGCCGTTGCAAGCGGTGAGCCGTTGA
- a CDS encoding glycine C-acetyltransferase: MMDGFAQHLSQTLDGIRDEGLFKSEMVIGSAQKGEVTVGGRTMVNLCANNYLGLANDPEVVEASVRALEKYGSGMASVRFICGTHELHKELERTVARYLEKDDAILFGSCFDANGGIFETLLGPEDAVISDTLNHASIIDGVRLSKARRYRFHTSDMDDLRLQLQAADDDGARFKLIVTDGVFSMDGYIARLPEICDLAEDYKAAVLIDECHATGHLGEKGRGTPALTGAGNRVDIISGTFGKTLGGAMGGFIAGPQPVVDLLRQRARPYLFSNALPPSVAAGAIKAIEIAEKADDRRATLDRHTKRFRSALADAGFDLLPGETPIIPVMLHDAVKAQGMARALQDKGVLVSAFSFPVVPKGKARIRTQMSAGLSDDNISFAIDAFIGAGKDLGII; encoded by the coding sequence ATGATGGACGGTTTCGCCCAGCACCTCAGCCAGACCCTCGACGGCATCCGCGACGAGGGGCTTTTCAAGTCCGAAATGGTGATCGGATCGGCCCAGAAGGGCGAGGTCACCGTCGGCGGTCGCACCATGGTCAATCTGTGCGCCAACAATTATCTCGGCCTTGCCAACGACCCCGAAGTCGTCGAAGCCAGTGTCAGGGCGCTTGAAAAATATGGCTCGGGCATGGCCTCGGTCCGCTTCATCTGCGGCACACACGAATTGCACAAGGAACTTGAACGGACCGTCGCACGCTATCTCGAAAAGGACGACGCGATTCTGTTCGGTTCGTGTTTCGATGCCAATGGCGGCATTTTCGAAACCCTGCTTGGTCCTGAAGATGCGGTGATTTCCGATACCCTCAACCACGCCTCGATCATCGATGGCGTGCGCCTTTCCAAGGCCCGCCGCTATCGCTTCCACACTTCCGACATGGACGATCTCCGCCTCCAGCTTCAGGCCGCCGACGACGATGGCGCGCGCTTCAAGCTCATCGTCACCGACGGCGTGTTCTCCATGGACGGATATATCGCCAGGCTGCCCGAAATCTGCGACCTCGCCGAAGATTACAAGGCCGCGGTCCTGATCGACGAATGCCACGCAACCGGCCATCTGGGCGAAAAGGGCAGGGGCACGCCGGCCCTCACCGGCGCCGGCAACCGGGTCGACATAATCTCGGGCACCTTCGGCAAGACGCTCGGCGGCGCCATGGGCGGCTTCATCGCCGGGCCTCAACCCGTCGTCGATCTGCTCCGGCAGCGCGCCCGTCCTTACCTGTTCTCCAACGCCCTGCCGCCCTCGGTGGCTGCCGGTGCCATCAAGGCCATCGAAATCGCCGAAAAGGCCGACGACCGCCGCGCCACGCTCGACAGGCACACAAAGCGTTTCCGCTCGGCCCTCGCTGACGCCGGGTTCGATCTCCTGCCCGGCGAAACCCCGATCATCCCGGTGATGCTCCACGATGCGGTCAAGGCCCAGGGCATGGCCAGGGCCCTGCAGGACAAGGGCGTCCTCGTGTCCGCCTTTTCCTTTCCCGTCGTGCCCAAAGGCAAGGCCCGCATCCGCACCCAGATGTCGGCCGGGCTCTCGGACGACAACATCTCGTTTGCCATCGACGCTTTCATCGGCGCCGGAAAAGACCTCGGCATAATCTGA
- the tdh gene encoding L-threonine 3-dehydrogenase, whose product MTRTMKALVKAKAEPGLWMEDVPVPQIGPDDVLVKVTKTGICGTDLHIYKWDNWAQSAVPVPMTVGHEYSGTIAELGANVTHLQLGQRVSGEGHVIGFKSRASRAGRFHLDPETKGVGVNLPGAFAEYVKIPAFNIVPLPDSVDDELASILDPLGNAVHTALAFDLVGEDVLITGAGPIGIMSAAVAKHVGARHVVITDPNDNRLDLARKTEPTVVTANTADDLRAVAKSLGMNEGFDVGFEMSGAPAAMATLTDNLVMGGKIAMLGLPARPFEYDFAKMVLKMLTIKGIYGREMFETWHKMLAMLQSGLDIRPVITNRFPADQFDTAFQSAIQGGAGKIVLEWANMDKR is encoded by the coding sequence ATGACCCGCACCATGAAAGCCCTCGTCAAGGCCAAGGCCGAACCGGGCCTGTGGATGGAAGACGTGCCGGTCCCGCAAATCGGCCCCGACGACGTTCTCGTCAAAGTCACCAAGACCGGCATCTGCGGCACCGATCTGCACATCTACAAATGGGACAACTGGGCCCAGAGCGCCGTTCCCGTGCCCATGACGGTCGGTCACGAATATTCGGGCACCATCGCCGAACTGGGCGCCAACGTGACCCATCTCCAACTCGGCCAGCGCGTTTCCGGCGAGGGCCACGTCATCGGCTTTAAGTCCCGCGCCAGCCGGGCAGGCCGCTTCCATCTCGATCCCGAAACCAAGGGCGTCGGCGTCAATCTGCCGGGCGCCTTTGCCGAATACGTCAAAATCCCCGCCTTCAACATCGTCCCGCTCCCCGACAGCGTGGACGATGAACTGGCCTCCATCCTCGACCCGCTCGGCAACGCCGTCCACACAGCGCTTGCCTTCGATCTTGTGGGCGAGGATGTCCTGATCACCGGCGCCGGCCCCATCGGCATCATGAGCGCCGCGGTGGCCAAGCATGTCGGGGCCCGCCACGTCGTCATCACCGACCCAAACGACAATCGGCTGGACCTGGCCAGAAAGACGGAGCCCACAGTCGTCACCGCCAACACCGCCGACGATCTGCGCGCCGTCGCGAAATCGCTGGGCATGAACGAAGGCTTTGACGTCGGATTTGAAATGAGCGGCGCCCCCGCCGCCATGGCGACGCTCACCGATAACCTCGTCATGGGCGGCAAGATCGCCATGCTCGGCCTGCCCGCAAGGCCTTTCGAATACGACTTTGCCAAGATGGTGCTCAAGATGCTCACCATCAAAGGCATCTATGGGCGGGAAATGTTCGAGACGTGGCACAAGATGCTCGCCATGCTCCAGTCCGGGCTCGATATCCGCCCGGTCATCACCAACCGCTTCCCGGCAGATCAATTCGATACGGCCTTCCAGTCGGCAATTCAGGGCGGCGCGGGCAAGATCGTGCTTGAATGGGCCAACATGGACAAAAGGTAA
- a CDS encoding TetR/AcrR family transcriptional regulator: protein MNTTIPAKRKNLTPQARRAQLVDCAQILFATKGYEATTIGDVMAMAGVSKGGFYHHFQSKEALLEALAERMALQALATIEPILEDPWLDPFTRLNRVLRQLRIRKSETAPDVGKAFDAAFQPGNIVLFDRIRRAITAIVAPVISKVIADGVAEKVFDVPDPESCVEIILHLNAAAYDAVSAAMAERDRGERGPALDRLYRMMEMQGIAVDRLLGLPDGSLTWIEPGTLEKILQLPAGESSAR, encoded by the coding sequence ATGAATACCACCATCCCAGCAAAACGCAAAAACCTGACACCCCAGGCGCGCAGGGCCCAGCTCGTCGACTGCGCGCAAATCCTGTTCGCAACCAAGGGTTATGAGGCCACGACCATCGGCGACGTCATGGCCATGGCCGGCGTGTCGAAAGGCGGCTTCTACCACCATTTCCAATCCAAGGAGGCGCTGCTCGAAGCGCTGGCCGAGCGCATGGCGTTGCAGGCCTTGGCTACCATCGAGCCCATTCTCGAGGACCCCTGGCTCGATCCGTTCACACGCCTCAACCGTGTCCTGCGTCAGTTGCGCATCCGAAAGAGCGAGACAGCGCCCGATGTCGGCAAGGCGTTCGATGCCGCGTTCCAGCCCGGAAATATCGTGCTGTTCGATCGCATCCGCAGGGCCATCACCGCAATTGTCGCGCCGGTCATTTCCAAGGTCATTGCCGATGGCGTTGCGGAAAAGGTTTTCGACGTCCCCGATCCCGAAAGCTGCGTGGAAATCATCCTCCATCTCAATGCGGCCGCCTATGACGCGGTCTCGGCCGCCATGGCCGAGCGCGACAGGGGAGAGCGCGGCCCGGCGCTCGACAGGCTTTATCGCATGATGGAAATGCAGGGGATCGCCGTGGACAGGCTTTTGGGATTGCCCGATGGCTCGCTGACCTGGATCGAACCGGGAACGCTGGAAAAAATCCTGCAACTGCCCGCGGGCGAATCATCCGCCCGGTAG